A segment of the Nocardioides plantarum genome:
GTCGTCGTACGTCGCAGGGCCGGCACCGGGATCGGCCGACCCCGACTCCGAGGCGGTGGGGTCGTCGGTGGGTGCCTCGCTCGGCGGCTGCGAGGTCGACCCGGTGGGCGCCGGGACGGTGACGGTCACGGTCTCGGTCGGGTCGGCTCCGGGCTCGTCGTCGCTGCAGGCGGCGGCGCCGAGGGCCAGGGCCGCCAGCAGCAGGGGCAGCGCGGCACGGGTCACGAGGTGGGGGCGCGTGGTCACGGACCCATCGTCTCGGGCCCGACCGCGAGCCGTCGGCAACCCCGTCGTCCCGGCGCGCCGCGGGGCGGCGTACGTCGGTGCGGGGGGCGTGGTGGCTGCCCGCGCCTGCGACCGGCATCGCGGCGTCAGCCGACCTCCTCGAGGGCGTCGAGGGACGGCAGCCGCCGCCGCAGCACGGCGAGCGCGTCCCTCGCCTGCGACTTGACCGTCCCGACGGCGATGCCCAGGACGTCGGCCGTCTCACGCTCGGTGAGGTCGTCGAAGTAGCGCAGCACGACCACCGCTCGCTGCCGGGGCGCCAGCGCCAGCAGCCCCTGGCGCACCGCGTCCCGCTCGACGACGTGCTCGGCGAGGCCGGAGGACGACGCGCCCTCGGGCATCGCCTCGGTCGCCACCTCACGCCAGCGCCGCCGGCGCCAACGGGACACGCTCTCGCGGGCCAGGACCCGCCGCACGTACGGCTCCGGGTCGTCGGCGATCTTGCGCCAGTGCGGCACGACCTTGATCAGCGCCGTCTGGACGAGGTCCTCGGCGTCGGCGTGGTCACCGGTCAGCAGGTACGCCGTGCGCAGCAGCGCGCGGCGTCGAGCGGCGACGTACTCCTCGAAGCCGGCGCGGTCAGCGGACGCGGACACGTCGTCGCCTCCAGACGAGGAGCACGATGCCGGCGGCCAGCACCACGCCGGCGCTCAGTCCCGCGACGAGCCGCGGGTCCATGGGGGTGGGAGGCGCCTCGGCCGCGACGATCGGCGCGTCCAGCAGGTCGGCGGCGAGGCTGACCGCCGGCCACTCGACGTCCGAGACCACGATCGATCCGGTCGAGGTGCCGTCGAGGGCGAGGCGGACGAGACGGGTGCCGGTGGAGAGGTTGCCCCCGTCGGCCTCCCCCTGCAGCACCAGCACGGCGTCCGGGCCGGCCCAGCCGACGATGCCGTAGGTCTCCTCGGCACCCGGGATGACCGCGGCGTCCCTCGGGGACTCGACCGACCCCACGGTGACGCCGGTCGGGGTCGAGGATCCCCTCTGGACCGCGTAGGTCTCTGCCCCCGGCGCGAGCACCGGGCCGCCTGAGGGCCCACCTTCAGCACGGAGGAGCCGGAGCGTCCGCCCCGTCCTGGCGTCGACGACGGCATACCGGTCACCGTGGTCGACGAGCAGTACCCCGTCGCCCGCCGCCGACTCCAGGCCAGTCACCGGCCCGGGCAGGACCAGAACGTCGTCCCCCGGCAGCCAGGTCTCGACGTGGTGCTCGACCGAGGTGCCCTGGTCCATCTCGGAGCCGTCGTCACCGGCCAGGATCTGGCCGTAGGCGGCGACGACCCGGCGGTTGTCGGCCCAGGCGAGGGCGGAGGGATCGATCCCGTGCTTCGTCGACACCTCGTGCCGCACCACCTCCTCGGAGACGGTGTCGTAGACGGCGTAGCCGGTGAGCGACGTCCCGAACCCGGTGTTGGGCGTGCCCGACGGGGAGCCCGTCGTCCACCACGCGACGTGCCGGCCGTCGGGCGACAGTGCCGCGCCGCCGCCGTACGACGGAAGGTCGAGGAACCGGTACCGCTGCGTGGCCGCCGAGATACCGACGATGCCTGACTCACTCCCGGTCCAGCTCTTGCGCTCACCGGCAACAACCGCGACGAGCTGCCCAAGCGGCCCCTCGTCGTCGGTGCCGGGCAGCCACGGGCTCGGGCGGAAGATCTCGTCAGGCAGGACCGCGGTCGCCCCGGGTGCGGCCGGTGCCGGCGTGGGTGCCGCCTGCTGCCGCCACGAGACGAGCGTGACCCCGAGGCCGATGACGGCCAGCGCCACGATGGCCGCGACGCCGGCTCGGCGTACGCGGTGCTCCCGGACGCCTCGCGCCCAGGCGTCGGGCGCTCCGGCACCGTCCGGCGCGTCGTCGGCGAGCTCGTGCAGGCGGTCGTGCAGCGTGGTCATGGGGCCCTCCTCGGGTCTCTCACCCTTGACCACGTCACGAGCACCCCCGAGGGAGGGGTGCGTCGGTGGAGAACGTCAGTCGACCGGCAGCGGCTTGCGCCAGTCGGGCACCGCGACCTGGATCCGCTGGGTCGGCGAGCCGTCCCAGGTGACCTCGAGGCCCTGCGCCACCAGGGCGTCGCGCACCAGCTCGCCCACGATCCGGTCGGTCTGCTCGACGACCCGGCGGCGGGCGTCCGCGTCCCCGTCCCGTGACGCGGCCAGGTCGGCGGGGTCGACGCCGGGTGCGGGCCGGAAGGCGCTGTAGGTGAGGTACAGCGGGGACTCCGGGTCGCCCAGCCGCTCGGCGTCCTGCTGGTGGAAGAACGTGTAGGCCCACTGCGCGAAGCCGTACGTCGAGCCCGCGGCCGGTTCGACCGGCGTGCGCTCGTCGTCGATCTCGGTGGTGCCGCAGGTGTTGCAGCAGGTGAACGCCATCCGGGCCAGGACGCCCTCGGACTCCAACGCCTCGAAGGCCGCCGCGAGCCGCGCGTAGTCGCCCGTGCCCGGTGCGGCGGCGAGCTCGGCCTCGCGGCGGGCCCACTCCTGGGAGGCGATCCGCGCGGCCGCCTCGGCGACGGCCACCGGATCGACGTCCGCCAGGTAGTCCTCCAGCGCCAGCACGACCTCGTCGCGGTCGGTGAACCCCGGCTGGACGAGCTCGCGCGCGACCTCGTGCAGGTCGGCCTCGTCCTCGGCGGTCAGGGCCCGCCTCGTCTGCTCGGGCTGCTCGGGCTGCTCGGGCTGCTCGGGCTGCTCGGGCTGCTCAGGCTCGGAGGAGGGGCGACGGAAGGGGTTGCGCATGCCGGCCCCCTGCCCCCGCCCACGGGTCGGGCAAACGCGATCTGGTTGTGTGCCGTCCGTGGAGCTGATTCCGCTGGACCCCGACCAGGTCGACGCCGTCGTCTTCGACGTCATCGGCACCCTCGTCGACGAGGACGCGACCTGGGCGAGCGTCGCCGATCGCCTGGCGGTCGGGGCCGGCGTCGACCCGACCGCGGACCTGCTCACGAGCTGGGTGGACACCTTGGAGCGACACATGAGCGCCGTCGTGGCCGGTGACGCTCCCTGGCGACCGCACCGCCAGCTGGTCGGCGACTCCGCGCGCGAGGCGGTCGCGAGCACCGGAGGAGACCCGACGTCCGCCGCCCTGGACCTGGTGGCCGACCTCGACTCCGACTACCCGGCATGGCCCGACGTGGCGCCCGGCACCGCCGCCCTGCGTCGCAGCCGGCTCGTCGTCGGAGTGAGCAACGGCGACCTCGACGCCCTGGCCCGGCTCGCCCACCGCAACGCCATCAGCTGGGACCTCGCCCTGTCCACCGGGGCCGTGGCCACCTTCAAGCCCGATCCCGCGGCGTACCGGTACGCGATCGACGCGCTGCGCCTCGACCCGGCGCGGACGTTGTTCGCCGCTGCGCACCCGTGGGACCTGCGCGCCGCGGCCGAGCACGGCTTCCGTACGGCGTACGTCGCCCGCCCCGGTGCCGAGCGACCGTCGCAGGACGACCGGTTCGACGTCGTCGTCGACGACGTGTCGGCCCTGGCCGACCTGCTCGGCAGGCGAGCCGAGCGCCGGTAGGCCCGCGTACGACAA
Coding sequences within it:
- a CDS encoding haloacid dehalogenase type II, which codes for MELIPLDPDQVDAVVFDVIGTLVDEDATWASVADRLAVGAGVDPTADLLTSWVDTLERHMSAVVAGDAPWRPHRQLVGDSAREAVASTGGDPTSAALDLVADLDSDYPAWPDVAPGTAALRRSRLVVGVSNGDLDALARLAHRNAISWDLALSTGAVATFKPDPAAYRYAIDALRLDPARTLFAAAHPWDLRAAAEHGFRTAYVARPGAERPSQDDRFDVVVDDVSALADLLGRRAERR
- a CDS encoding SigE family RNA polymerase sigma factor, coding for MSASADRAGFEEYVAARRRALLRTAYLLTGDHADAEDLVQTALIKVVPHWRKIADDPEPYVRRVLARESVSRWRRRRWREVATEAMPEGASSSGLAEHVVERDAVRQGLLALAPRQRAVVVLRYFDDLTERETADVLGIAVGTVKSQARDALAVLRRRLPSLDALEEVG
- a CDS encoding DUF6891 domain-containing protein, translating into MRNPFRRPSSEPEQPEQPEQPEQPEQPEQTRRALTAEDEADLHEVARELVQPGFTDRDEVVLALEDYLADVDPVAVAEAAARIASQEWARREAELAAAPGTGDYARLAAAFEALESEGVLARMAFTCCNTCGTTEIDDERTPVEPAAGSTYGFAQWAYTFFHQQDAERLGDPESPLYLTYSAFRPAPGVDPADLAASRDGDADARRRVVEQTDRIVGELVRDALVAQGLEVTWDGSPTQRIQVAVPDWRKPLPVD